A stretch of the Marinobacter sp. JH2 genome encodes the following:
- the lolB gene encoding lipoprotein insertase outer membrane protein LolB — protein MIRRTLTLLALLASITGCTTIQLEPLPEGMTEQPPAEWAARSDELTRFNHWLLSGKLAVKQPSDSGTAVINRWQQRNESYDLALSSSFLGMGGTQLKGVPGYIQLTLPNGDRYQSSEPEKLIQAATGWQLPIDNLTWWIRGLPAPDGDFRLLFDEQNKLAILEQDGWEIRYDRWQPFIEALPELPARITALKGDKRVRVVISRWQRED, from the coding sequence ATGATTCGCAGAACGCTCACTCTGTTAGCCTTGCTAGCCTCAATAACTGGCTGTACCACCATACAACTAGAACCGTTGCCCGAAGGCATGACTGAACAGCCACCCGCTGAGTGGGCTGCTCGTTCGGACGAATTAACCCGATTCAATCACTGGCTGCTGTCGGGCAAATTGGCCGTCAAACAACCCTCCGACAGCGGGACTGCGGTGATCAACCGCTGGCAACAGCGCAACGAAAGCTACGACCTGGCACTGTCTTCATCGTTTCTGGGGATGGGCGGCACCCAATTAAAAGGGGTGCCTGGATACATTCAGCTGACGTTGCCGAATGGAGACCGTTACCAGTCTTCAGAACCTGAAAAACTGATCCAGGCAGCCACGGGCTGGCAACTCCCCATCGACAATTTAACCTGGTGGATCAGAGGATTGCCCGCTCCGGACGGTGATTTTCGCCTGCTGTTTGATGAACAAAATAAGCTGGCCATTCTCGAACAAGATGGCTGGGAGATACGGTACGATCGCTGGCAGCCGTTCATAGAAGCCCTACCCGAACTGCCCGCACGAATCACCGCACTGAAGGGCGACAAACGAGTCCGTGTTGTGATCAGCCGCTGGCAGCGAGAGGATTAA
- the ispE gene encoding 4-(cytidine 5'-diphospho)-2-C-methyl-D-erythritol kinase — MSTCITLPSPAKLNLFLHITGKRPDGYHELQTLFQFLDYGDELTFTLTPDQAGVRLENSIESVPDDQNLIIRAAQSLALHSAKPLPGVSIRLNKRLPMGGGLGGGSSNAATTLLGLNYLWDLNLSEEKLADIGLALGADVPVFVRGKAAIGEGVGEVLTPANPPQDWFLVLKPNCEVNTGKIFSEKGLTRDTPKLKIRPAFEGDASRYRNDCEDVVRELYPEVDQSLEWLAQFGPARLTGTGACIFGRFPTESAARIIWESKPSGIKGFVAKGVNISPLHTKLTELR; from the coding sequence GTGTCGACCTGCATCACCCTGCCTTCGCCAGCAAAACTAAACCTGTTTTTGCACATCACCGGCAAGCGCCCGGACGGCTACCATGAGCTTCAAACCCTGTTCCAGTTTCTGGACTATGGCGACGAGCTGACGTTCACTCTTACCCCGGACCAGGCCGGGGTACGCTTGGAAAATTCCATCGAAAGCGTCCCCGATGACCAGAATCTCATCATCCGTGCCGCCCAGTCACTGGCTTTACACAGCGCGAAACCGTTACCCGGCGTTAGCATTCGTTTAAATAAACGCCTGCCCATGGGCGGCGGATTGGGCGGCGGCAGTTCCAATGCTGCCACCACGCTTCTCGGCTTGAACTATCTTTGGGACTTGAACCTTAGTGAAGAAAAGCTGGCCGACATCGGCCTGGCCTTGGGTGCAGACGTGCCGGTTTTTGTTCGCGGCAAAGCAGCCATTGGAGAAGGTGTGGGTGAAGTACTGACCCCCGCAAACCCGCCCCAGGACTGGTTCCTGGTGCTAAAACCAAACTGTGAAGTCAACACTGGAAAGATTTTTTCAGAAAAAGGGTTGACAAGAGACACCCCAAAATTGAAAATACGCCCCGCTTTTGAGGGAGACGCCTCGAGGTACCGAAATGACTGCGAGGATGTAGTTCGTGAACTGTATCCTGAGGTCGACCAAAGCCTGGAATGGCTTGCACAATTCGGACCTGCAAGATTAACCGGAACCGGGGCTTGCATTTTTGGACGTTTCCCTACAGAATCCGCAGCGCGGATCATCTGGGAAAGCAAACCCTCCGGCATCAAAGGGTTCGTAGCTAAAGGGGTGAATATTTCACCACTTCACACAAAGCTAACAGAGCTAAGATGA
- a CDS encoding ribose-phosphate diphosphokinase: MSKLMIFAGNANPELAKAIAQKLHIPMGEATVGRFSDGETTVEINENVRGHDVFIIQPTCYPTNDNLMELIVMADALRRASASRITAVVPYYGYARQDRRVRSTRVAISAKVVADMISSIGVDRVLTLDLHADQIQGFFDIPVDNIYATPVMLEDIEKQRFENFVVVSPDVGGVVRARAVAKRMDDADLAIIDKRRPKANVSQVMHIIGDVADKTCILVDDIVDTAGTLCKAAEALKNRGASRVVAYITHPVLSGPAIENINGSELDELIVCDTIPLSDKAKNCDKIRVLSMAGLLAESIRRVSNEESISALFENV; this comes from the coding sequence GTGTCAAAACTGATGATCTTCGCTGGCAACGCCAATCCCGAGCTTGCCAAAGCAATCGCACAAAAACTTCACATTCCCATGGGCGAAGCCACTGTTGGCCGCTTCAGCGATGGTGAAACCACCGTTGAGATCAATGAGAATGTACGTGGCCATGATGTTTTCATCATTCAGCCCACCTGCTACCCCACTAACGACAACCTGATGGAATTGATCGTGATGGCTGACGCCCTGCGTCGCGCCTCCGCATCACGAATCACCGCAGTTGTTCCTTATTATGGGTATGCACGTCAAGATCGCCGCGTTCGCTCAACACGAGTCGCCATCAGCGCTAAGGTCGTAGCCGATATGATCTCCAGCATCGGCGTGGATCGTGTACTGACGCTTGACCTGCACGCAGACCAGATTCAAGGCTTCTTCGATATTCCGGTAGACAACATCTACGCCACACCCGTGATGCTGGAAGACATTGAAAAGCAGCGTTTCGAAAACTTTGTCGTTGTATCCCCTGACGTAGGTGGTGTTGTTCGCGCCCGCGCCGTTGCCAAGCGCATGGACGACGCTGACCTAGCCATCATCGACAAACGTCGCCCGAAAGCCAATGTATCTCAGGTTATGCACATCATCGGTGATGTTGCCGACAAAACCTGCATCTTGGTGGATGACATCGTGGATACCGCCGGCACTCTGTGCAAAGCCGCTGAAGCCCTGAAAAATCGCGGTGCTTCGCGCGTTGTTGCCTACATTACCCACCCGGTACTGTCTGGCCCGGCAATCGAGAATATTAACGGATCTGAGCTCGACGAACTGATCGTCTGCGACACGATTCCGCTGAGTGACAAAGCGAAGAATTGTGATAAAATCCGCGTCCTCAGTATGGCTGGCCTGCTTGCGGAATCTATCCGCCGCGTCAGCAACGAAGAATCAATCAGCGCCCTGTTTGAGAACGTGTAA
- a CDS encoding 50S ribosomal protein L25/general stress protein Ctc, whose amino-acid sequence MSQEFVIEAFPRDDQGRGASRRLRREEKKIPAIIYGEGKDAVSISIWENELKKALENESFFSQILTIDLDGKKESVILKDLQRHAYKLRLIHADFLRVDKDHELVVHVPVHLVNEDTAPAIKTFGGVAFRLLTEVEVACLPKDLPEFIEIDLTDVELDQVVHLSDLKLPEGVRIPALDAEHDQAVVSINKPKGAKADNAEDAEEAEEGGEE is encoded by the coding sequence ATGTCCCAGGAATTTGTTATTGAAGCATTTCCTCGTGACGATCAGGGGAGAGGTGCGAGCCGCCGCCTGCGTCGTGAGGAAAAGAAAATCCCAGCAATCATCTATGGCGAAGGCAAAGATGCCGTTTCCATTTCCATCTGGGAAAACGAGCTGAAAAAAGCTCTGGAAAACGAATCTTTCTTCTCACAGATCCTGACCATCGATCTGGACGGTAAGAAAGAAAGCGTTATCCTGAAAGACCTGCAGCGTCACGCGTACAAACTGCGCCTGATCCACGCTGACTTCCTGCGTGTAGACAAAGACCACGAGCTCGTTGTTCATGTTCCGGTTCACCTTGTGAACGAAGACACAGCTCCTGCGATCAAGACATTCGGTGGCGTAGCTTTCCGTCTGCTGACCGAAGTTGAAGTTGCGTGTCTGCCTAAGGATCTGCCTGAGTTCATCGAGATCGATCTGACCGACGTTGAGCTGGATCAAGTTGTTCACCTGAGCGACCTGAAACTGCCAGAAGGCGTTCGCATCCCTGCTCTGGATGCTGAGCACGACCAGGCTGTTGTATCTATCAACAAGCCGAAAGGCGCTAAGGCTGATAACGCCGAAGACGCTGAAGAAGCTGAGGAAGGCGGCGAGGAGTAA
- the pth gene encoding aminoacyl-tRNA hydrolase yields the protein MAQDIVMVVGLGNPGADYENTRHNAGALFVEALARDAGQTLRPEKKYHGLYARIHWQGLDLHLLNPSTFMNRSGLAIKALADFFKIAPENILIAHDELDIAPGTAKLKKGGGHGGHNGLRDAIAHLGTKDFQRLRIGIGHPGDSRKVTGYVLGRLGKKETEELNAVTDEIMRVLPDAASGKLAAAMNRLHSFKPTA from the coding sequence ATGGCACAGGATATTGTCATGGTTGTTGGCTTGGGTAACCCCGGCGCCGACTACGAGAATACCCGCCACAATGCCGGCGCCCTGTTCGTCGAAGCTCTGGCCCGCGATGCGGGTCAGACGCTCCGCCCCGAAAAGAAGTACCACGGGCTTTACGCTCGCATTCATTGGCAGGGCCTTGACCTGCATCTGCTCAACCCCAGCACGTTCATGAACCGCAGCGGCCTGGCCATCAAGGCACTCGCGGATTTCTTCAAGATCGCGCCTGAAAACATCCTGATCGCCCACGACGAACTCGATATCGCCCCCGGCACAGCCAAACTAAAAAAAGGCGGTGGTCACGGCGGCCATAACGGGTTGCGCGACGCTATCGCACATCTGGGCACCAAAGATTTCCAACGTCTTCGAATCGGCATCGGCCACCCCGGCGACAGCCGCAAGGTGACGGGTTACGTTCTTGGCCGCCTCGGGAAAAAAGAAACCGAGGAACTGAACGCAGTCACCGACGAAATCATGCGCGTACTTCCGGATGCAGCCAGCGGCAAACTGGCAGCGGCCATGAATCGCCTGCACAGCTTCAAACCGACAGCCTGA